In the genome of Candidatus Binatia bacterium, the window GGTGCTACCGCCCGCGCATGCGTGTGACCCTCAAAGATCGTGGAGGCCACGCCATCAAATTGCGCGGACGTGCTCACAGCAGGGTGGCCAATTCGAAGGCGCCGATGATCGCCCACTCGCGACCGAGCTGCGGCGGTCCGTCCTCGACGGTTTCGACGCGGTGGCCGAGCTGGCCAAACACGCGTACCGCCTCGGCAACCGCGGCGGCGACGTCGGACTGCACCACCGCATACCCCAGATCGGGAGAGAAGCCGATGCGCAGGCCGCGATCCAGCGGTTGCCGGACGGTCTCCGCGTACGAGTGCCCCGGCGACGGCAGACTGTTGGGATCGTAAGGCGACGGTCCGGCAATCTGATCGAGGACCAGCGCGGCGTCTTCCACGGTCTTCGTCAGCGGACCGAAGACCGCCGTGTCGCCGTACTCCCACTGTTGGAACGGTCCGCGCGGCACCCGGCCGAACGACGGTTTGAGGCCGAACGCGCCGACGAAGCTGGCCGGAATGCGAATCGAGCCGCCCCCGTCGCTCGCGGTCACCAGCGGCAGTACGCCGCCCGCGAGCGCCGCCGCCGAGCCGCCGCTCGACCCCCCCGGCGTGTGCGCGAGATTCCACGGCGAGCGGGTAACGCCGTAGACCAAGTTCTTGGTAATTGCCGTGTAGCCGAACTCCGGCGCGTTGGTCTTGCCGACGACGATTGCCCCGGCGGCCTCAAGCCGTTCCACCTGCGTCGAACTGCACGTCGCGACCTGGTCGCGAAACGGGAGCGAGCCGTGCGAGGTAACCAGGCCGGCAACGTCCTCGAGATCTTTCACGCCCAGCGGGACGCCTTCGAGCGGGCGCCCCTCGCCGCGCCCCATGCGCGCTTCCGCGGCTCGCGCTCCGGCAAGCAGGGTATCCCGATCGCGCAAGGCGACGACTGCGTTCAACTCCGCATGCGTGCCCGCGATGCGATCGAGCGTTGCGGTCATCAGCTCGACGGGCGAGACGGCGCGCGTGCGCAGACGCTCGATCAGGTCGGTCAGGGATAGGCTCAGCAGTTCGTTCATAGGGGCTCCCAAGGTCAAGACGGTGGCAACGAAACGCGGACTCCACCGCGGTCATTCCATCTCGAACGACTTCAATCAATGTCCGCGGCTCCAGTCCATTCGCGCTCGACCGCAAAACGCGCCCGTACGCCGCCTTGCAATACCGTGACCACCGGGCTTATTGACGGCTGTGGTCACGCATCATGTCGTCGCACCCGGCGCTCCCGCGTGAGCGCCTCCCGCTGGGGCTGTTGCTCCTGTACGGCGCGCCGAGCATTCCCGGCGCGGCAATGCTGGTGCCGATCTTCGTCCACATGCCGAAGTTCTACTCGGACGTCGTGCTGGTGCCGATGGGCCTGCTGGCCATTGCCATCGCGGTCGCCCGGGTCGTCGACGCCTTGAGCGATCCCGTCTTCGGCTGGTTGTCGGACCGTACGCAAACTCGCCTGGGCCGGCGCCGCCCGTATGTGGCGCTGCTGTCGCCGTTGTGCGGCGTGGCCTTCTGGGCGCTGTTCACGCCGCCGGAAGCGCTGACGGCAAACGGCGCCGCCCTGTGGTTCGGTGTCACGTTCGTCCTTTTCTCGGTATTCCGCACCGGGTACTCGCTGCCCTACTGGGCATGGGGACCCGAGCTGACGCTCGACTACCACGACCGTTCGAGGCTCTTCGGGGTGCGCGAGGGCTTCAGCATTCTCGGCACGATCGGGGCGGCTGTCGCTCCGGGGCTGCTGATCTCTCTGTGGGGTTTCAGCGAGCGGCAGGCGTTGTCGGCGATGGGTCTGGTGCTGGCGGTCGTTCTGGTAGCCCTCTGCTTTCTGCTGGTCGCCAGGGCGCGCGAGCGTGCGGAATTCACCGCGCGTGCCTCGAATCCGTTCGTGCCCGGGGTCAGGCGCGCGCTGCGCAACCGCCCGTTTCGCATTTTGTTGCTGACTTACGTGATCGCCGGTGCCACCGGGGCGATTCCGGGCACCCTGATGCCGTTCTTCAACACGTACGTGCTGCGATCGCCGCACGACGCCGAATGGCTGGCGATCCTGCTCGCCACCTACTTCGCCGCGGGGTTCCTCTGTCTGCCGTTCTGGGTGTGGGTGGCGCGGCGCTACGGCAAGCGGCCGGCATGGCTGGCGAGCTTCGCGGTCGGTATGAGCGGCGGCGGCGCGATGTTCTTCCTCGGCGAGGGCGACATGGTAACCGCCGCCCT includes:
- a CDS encoding amidase translates to MNELLSLSLTDLIERLRTRAVSPVELMTATLDRIAGTHAELNAVVALRDRDTLLAGARAAEARMGRGEGRPLEGVPLGVKDLEDVAGLVTSHGSLPFRDQVATCSSTQVERLEAAGAIVVGKTNAPEFGYTAITKNLVYGVTRSPWNLAHTPGGSSGGSAAALAGGVLPLVTASDGGGSIRIPASFVGAFGLKPSFGRVPRGPFQQWEYGDTAVFGPLTKTVEDAALVLDQIAGPSPYDPNSLPSPGHSYAETVRQPLDRGLRIGFSPDLGYAVVQSDVAAAVAEAVRVFGQLGHRVETVEDGPPQLGREWAIIGAFELATLL
- a CDS encoding MFS transporter, producing the protein MSSHPALPRERLPLGLLLLYGAPSIPGAAMLVPIFVHMPKFYSDVVLVPMGLLAIAIAVARVVDALSDPVFGWLSDRTQTRLGRRRPYVALLSPLCGVAFWALFTPPEALTANGAALWFGVTFVLFSVFRTGYSLPYWAWGPELTLDYHDRSRLFGVREGFSILGTIGAAVAPGLLISLWGFSERQALSAMGLVLAVVLVALCFLLVARARERAEFTARASNPFVPGVRRALRNRPFRILLLTYVIAGATGAIPGTLMPFFNTYVLRSPHDAEWLAILLATYFAAGFLCLPFWVWVARRYGKRPAWLASFAVGMSGGGAMFFLGEGDMVTAALLLAWAGSSFGASLFLGPAMQADVIDYDELHTGKRREAQYSAFSSVLPKFVAIPSAALPIAILGSIGYVPNAEQTPAVMFAIKAIFALAPAASALLAFVVAWRFPIDEQVHRAILEGIERHALGLAAIDPLSGRSIPPATQRAVDEDTGWFLDNFSSRELTRFSSRGPSSIGRDVLRAAVLSLATCVGCAWIAANWVTNLAIDPGPVPVLAVVVSGFAFAVFVFHLLRLAPARALAGGAVDPHVVAMHLRPDAAPDTDAPPAARCAAGSQ